GCTATGATGGTATCCAGTTTGTGTGTTCAGCCAGTGCTATGATGGTATCCAGTTTGTGTGTTCAGCCACTGCTGTTGATGGTATCCAGTTTGTGTGTTCAGCCAGTGCTATGATGGTATCCAGTTTGTGTTCAGCCAGTGCTGTTGATGGTTATCCTGTTTAGTGGAAGAGGCAATGTGCTTGTTACTATGCGAATTGATCTGCACTCTCCATATTTTGTACGGAAGCAAGTGTATGCTTGTGAATTACCATAATGTATAGCTGTTGACTAGTGACATGTTGCAACACAAAGGGAGAGCGGTAAGAAAATGGGCCAGAAATTCCCAGCATATTGCCTTATGTTCAGTCAGGGCCACTTGTGATAACTTTGACTGTTTGAGTGTTCTaggcaaatacatttttatattgagACAGTGAAAACCGTAAATGTGGTATTTGACAGTGAATCCGCTGCTGTTGATGCAGGGAATCGAGTTTGAATTTTGATTAATCTTACATCTGTTCACGGCAACTGCACCCCAGATAGAAAATCATTTTGACTTTGTTTAGGCATACATTTGgcctctttttattctctttctaaAAATAGGTATTGTTATTAATCACATCAAGTTACTCATAGTCGTTTTATCTGTTTGAAACGCCCTAGTCATGCACTCCACAACGTTACATTTAATAGCTTATAGCCTACTGTAcgttaaagcgtctgctaaattactAAATGTATGTAGGTCTATGGTTGGATATAGAGCAGGCAAATGCAGCGAGTCGATCATTATAAATATTTCCTCTGCTAGAATATATTCTAGCCTATTTCTTGTGGATAATACGCCTTGCATTTTAAGTGTATGAAGGTGTATTAGAATAGGCTATGGTAAATCCCGAGTCCATCCGCGCTACCTTTCGAAGCCTATGTCGATTAAAGTCGAGCAGGCTAGGCTAATGAGTACGAGCTATACCGGTGGGACCGTGGGAAATACGCAGAGACAGTTAAAATAAATAGTAGGCTcaacagtagccgcgtttacatggacacatctgatccgtatagatttctatgcagaatataattaagcaatagatcacgacaggctgtggtatgtgctcattataccactgttaaggggcgttgttcgGCCCGACACGCAGCaaagggccggcgacccccttcagtTTAAACATTCTTTAAATATTCTATCCAATGAATGTACATTAGAATATCAGCATCCAAGCAGAGTTCTATAACATCCAGAGAAATGAtactgttagatttcagcttatttctaaactgttcgtatagactctgcgttgtgtattttccgtcgtagtagtaattcttgaagtcaaaatcaaagcaacttgacaggttggatcagagggttgaatagatggtttattccaggatgtaatacagcgagatacagacttaggttgaataatctatagtggacgcGGTTGAGGAGCAGTTTTGAGacgtgttccttggctgtcgaaccctcttctcaccgaaccaaagggttggggcgagtatttaTACACAGAGGGAACATGAATAACACGTAAACAgaagcactctcagccttgataaggtatatggccctggctatgtcccagaggaCCAGGTTGGTTCATcattgttgagacataacaaatggcagatgttggaaataacaccttgtatcagtgtgagaggcactggcctgttcctagactagacatgtgaacaaagagagacactaaaatacaccaacattcttcattcctccctcttgatcataataaacgtagtttaaagatcacccttAAAATGAGAATTCAGTGTATCTACTGGTAAACCTTTaacaattaactaaatcaataaaagaaagcataaaaggcaatagacaagtaaattcaaatcatacacaataaaccaggtgtaggctactataataaagaaaataacaaactcattaggttactcatgattaaaccaaaacagataaaaaatttaaagaatcaagaaagtcaactgtccagacacctccctctgcttggcagtGAATCTCCACCCTTTTTAATAGCCTTCACTGTTCCCAGCAGAAAAGTGGTTCAGTTTCTCTAAACAAAATTAAAGGGCCCAGAGGAAGGCCTAGCCTTAGAAACGTTGCGAAGTTTGGGGCACCAGACCTTACGACGGGGTGGGCTCTCTAACACAGCCACCCTAACGCTACGGCTACACCAGACGCGGAAATTCTGCCGTGCGGAAATAGAACGTTCACCAAGCGGAAATTTTAAATTAACCGGCTACACTGGACGCGTTAAAAATGGCTCCTTTATCTTTTTTGATCtctgtgtttatatattttataaaccaCAGTTCATCGGCACCAGTTCATCTGGATCAGAGTAACATGGGTAAGTATTAAGTCTACAGCAACCCGTAAATCAAACTACATTCATATAACGTTAAATTTGAGCTAGACATAGTTACCAAGCAACCATCAACGGACATAAATCATAAACCATTGATAAAAAGTTACGCTGGTAAGTGACCAACTAACTAATTTGATACAAACGAACTAGTTGCAAATGAAATAGCTAGGGTAACCAGCTTCCACGTCAAAGATCAATATAATATTAGTCTGACTAAGTAGGTTTGATACATAGCAAGTTATGTAAAACTTCGGTATTGCAGACAGGCTAGTTGCAGACATATTAGCATAGATGAAAAGCTGTGAATAATCTAACCTCTACAGAGTTGTTTTaaacgtttgtttgtgtgatactAACTAACTGATTAATTCGTTAATGACAGAAAGGCTAGTTGCAGATAGTCTAGCATAGATGACAGATGCGCAATCTAACCACAAGAGAGTTTTTTTACAGTGCCTACAGTGAATAGGAGGAAGGCACTTGCCTTACTTGTTATCCTCCAAAGGATTAAAAAGAGGAAACGGACCTGGGTGACTGCAATCAACCAGCGCAGGCGACAGCAAGGGGTATTTTACAACCTGGCGGAGGAGTTGCGTTTTAACGCTGCAACCCATCGATCGTATTTTCGTATGACATCAACGCAGATGGACCACATCCTGTCAGTGATTGGTGCAGATCTCCAGCGACAGGACACCAATTACAGACTGGCAGCTGAACCCAAGCAAAGACTTGTGGTTACACTGAGGTAGGCCAACACACAAGCTTTTGCCATGATTATTATGGTTTTGGGGAGAGAGCAGGGTGGTCCTCAATGGGCCTCTATTTGGAGGCTCAAGGCCCAGGGGGGCATTGCACCGCCTTTACTTACGCCATCAATTTCAGACAAACTGCATGGGCTTAGACAAGTTACAGAGAAACACGAAGGAAATATTGATTTAAATAGACAATTTATTGCACTATTAATACACTATAAGTCTGTGTAGTGAGGAATGGGTGAGGGCACAGTACTCTCACCACATTCCCCCCAAGTCTCCTCACTTGGTCTGTACCtctgtgcctgtgcatgtgagGGTGGTGCATATAATAGTTGGGGTTGGCGGCTCTGGTGGGATGGCTGGCGGCTCTGGTGGGATGGCTGGTGGCTCTGGTGGGATGGCTGGGATGTCTGATCCCATGGCCTAATTAGACCAGGGCCCTGCATCTGTGCCCGCTGGTGCCCTTGGTCCAGATCATGGACACCCTGGAGCCCCTCTAAAAGAGCAATCTTTGCCCTCAGCTTACCCCAGCCAATTCATTTGTTCAGCAAGGGCACCAGACTGAGGGCAAAATGTAacatctcatcctcctcctgtgGCACACGATGGTGCATGTGCTGTGGAGGCTCCTGGACCATAGCCAGCAGCCTATCCTCCAAAGACTCCAAAGGTGCTGAGGCCCTCTTTCGTGCAGCAGGTCTGCTGTAGGGCTGTTTGATTATGGAAAAGAATGATAATCACAATTATTTGAATCAACATTgaaattacaattatttaacacaaatatttattagGTTAGGAAAACAATTGCACAGCCCTACCCTGTTGGTTGAAGAACCAGGTTGAGAATGCTGATCTGGTTGATGGTCATTCTCCTCCCGCACATCCTCTCTATGGCTCAGGTCCAATGCCTCCCAATCTTCAACTTGGTCTAGGTTGCTTCTAGAGCTAAAGCATAAATGACATGCACAATGATTTATTGTCTAGGTCAGGGCAGCCCCATTTGGGGCCCGCGGGCCAAACTTGGCCCGCGACTGATTTTATTTGGCCCGCGCCTTACCcactgtatatattattgttttccACCATCAGCGCTCGCACTCATTGAATATTATTGATTGGTGCACTTCCATTCCTgaccatagaataacattgtgAAACATTGATGGTAGGGTGGCGCTGTTGAGCTCCTATCCTCTTGCGCTCCAATCCGAAGTCACGTGACAGCGAGTAAGTGAGACGCAAGGATGGAGCGGCAgtggcacacagacaaacgcaaatTCAAAAAATGTTGGGAACATGATTATTTATTTACCGAGGTCGATTCGAACGCAATATGCCTGGTATGTAAGCAGAAGGTCGCTGTTTTAAAGGAGTACAACATTCGTCGTCACTATGAAACTATGCATTCTCACCAGTTCGCAAAATACACAGGCGAGGACCGAAAGGTAAAGGCGGCAAACTTGCTAATCAAGCTAGAAACACAGCAGCAAACTTTACTTCAGCCATCCACCGCACAAGAAAATGCCACCCTTGCAAGTTATCGCATTAGCAACATCATTGTCAGAAGTGGACACGCTTTTGCTGCGGGTGATTTTGTAAAAGAGTGTCTGACAGTTGCTGCTGAAGCTGTGTGTCCAACTCAGAAGCGGGCTTTTTCTCAAATAAGCCTGTCACGGAACACGGTGACCCGCCGCGTTGAGGACATGGCCGAAGACGTTCGGGGCCAGATAGCCCAAAGAGCAGGTCGGTTTTCTGCCTTCTCCATCGCATGCGATGAAAGCACCGACATATCGGACTCAGCACAGTTGCTGGTGTTTTTGCGAGGCGTCAATGAGGACTTTGAAGTGTGCCAAGAACTAGCGGGCCTTGAAACACTGAAAGGGACGACAAGAGGTATCGATATTTTTAAGGCAGTGGAGCAAGTTATGGACAAGAATGGTTTGAAGTGGGAAAACCTATCTGGCATCACGACTGATGGAGCCCCGGCCATGGTCGGTAAGAGAGCAGGCCTAACTGCACTTGTGTCGGACAAAGTCCGTGAGTGTGGTGGCTCGATTTTTAAATATCATTGCATTTTGCATCAGGAGCAACTGTGCGCTAAGAATATCGGCCTAAAGAACGTGATGCAGGATGTCGTTGGCATTGTCAATAATATTCGCTCAAAGGCGCTCTCACACCGTCAGTTCAAAGCTGTTGTTGATGAGATGGATGCCCAGTATGGGGATGTATTGTACCACCAGGAGGTGCGGTGGCTGAGCCGCGGGAAAGTTTTGCGACGTTTCTTTGAGCTGCGTGAGGAAATCAGGGTGTTTCAAGCCA
The Gadus morhua chromosome 7, gadMor3.0, whole genome shotgun sequence DNA segment above includes these coding regions:
- the LOC115547890 gene encoding general transcription factor II-I repeat domain-containing protein 2-like → MHSHQFAKYTGEDRKVKAANLLIKLETQQQTLLQPSTAQENATLASYRISNIIVRSGHAFAAGDFVKECLTVAAEAVCPTQKRAFSQISLSRNTVTRRVEDMAEDVRGQIAQRAGRFSAFSIACDESTDISDSAQLLVFLRGVNEDFEVCQELAGLETLKGTTRGIDIFKAVEQVMDKNGLKWENLSGITTDGAPAMVGKRAGLTALVSDKVRECGGSIFKYHCILHQEQLCAKNIGLKNVMQDVVGIVNNIRSKALSHRQFKAVVDEMDAQYGDVLYHQEVRWLSRGKVLRRFFELREEIRVFQATKENNIQVPSDKHWIADLAFLVDITELLNILNLQLQGRDQIITQLYDHVRAFKQKLQLLNRHLLTGNLAHFPSLREVGLMEEDTPKYCNILSDLVVEFDHRFEDFHGNEAAFELFAQPFAVNVDAVSEELQMELLELQSDSDLCCRFRELPLQDFYKSVPAHRYGKIRKHAQVMFSLFGSTYVCEQAFSLMNLNKSKLRNALSDSHLHDILTLSAGA